One window from the genome of Helicoverpa zea isolate HzStark_Cry1AcR chromosome 6, ilHelZeax1.1, whole genome shotgun sequence encodes:
- the LOC124631491 gene encoding hornerin-like: protein MNRKYILAVIAILLIACAEGRKTSGRSRGSGSGRGSSKKTNYNPQPAPTSFSNPQASAPKPTLFGWQERPAQKSNTQTLSSWQSKPSSGQSHSYPSSGTGLSGDKTKPQVNHESVQRSSAPNNLAGQQHTNSQPGHSYPSSNGLSGSGSGYPQQTASKYPQQQGSGVSGNTGTGQTGYPQSHGPGLSGSGQPSHSYPQQSGSGSGYPQQSGSGSGYPQQSGSGSGYPQHNSGGPGSAVAPPPYSGPNHQNNYGNNYHPQGPPPPYSNYGSSYGGMGGHGAYNPGYGSQAPGYFGNYGNYGKGSGGMSRTGSALTGVGIAGAGIGTVLTGLALWNLARSTGQHHHTVIYDNRGQPVAVAPSNDTAPVADSILADLVNCSLTISNDDKTEVLAIPCSIATSFTPEADVKESGINENKNDNTKCTITVLTKAGKEFMTTIPCSILLNTAAENNVTEPPLVVDESANISNVTNDAVIQNGTLMDSNATLSEPTALRLSGDDINLDDAKLSHLNCTPHSGEIRDPINPCFAVNHNLTVIPLPATEEPK, encoded by the coding sequence ATGAATCGGAAATATATTTTAGCGGTAATCgctattttattaattgcttGTGCTGAAGGCAGAAAAACGTCTGGCCGAAGTCGTGGTTCGGGTTCTGGCCGGGGATCAAGTAAAAAGACAAATTATAATCCTCAACCTGCACCAACTTCATTCAGTAATCCCCAAGCTTCAGCTCCTAAGCCAACTTTATTCGGCTGGCAGGAGCGCCCTGCTCAAAAATCAAACACCCAAACACTTTCTTCGTGGCAATCAAAGCCGTCCAGCGGGCAAAGTCATTCGTACCCTTCTAGTGGAACAGGATTATCTGGTGACAAGACTAAACCACAAGTTAATCATGAAAGTGTTCAACGAAGTAGTGCTCCTAATAATTTAGCTGGTCAACAACATACCAACAGTCAACCAGGTCACTCTTACCCGTCATCGAATGGTTTGTCAGGAAGCGGTAGTGGATATCCTCAGCAAACTGCTAGCAAATATCCACAGCAACAAGGATCTGGAGTATCGGGAAATACTGGAACAGGACAGACGGGATACCCACAATCACACGGCCCAGGATTATCAGGAAGTGGGCAGCCTAGTCATAGCTATCCACAACAATCTGGCTCCGGTAGCGGCTACCCCCAACAATCTGGCTCTGGTAGCGGTTACCCGCAACAATCTGGCTCCGGCAGTGGCTACCCACAACACAATAGTGGAGGACCTGGATCCGCTGTCGCACCACCACCGTACAGCGGCCCGAATCATCAGAATAACTATGGAAATAATTACCACCCTCAAGGTCCACCTCCTCCTTATTCAAATTACGGCTCTAGCTATGGAGGTATGGGTGGGCATGGTGCGTATAATCCAGGATATGGCTCTCAGGCACCAGGATACTTTGGAAACTATGGAAACTATGGCAAAGGAAGTGGTGGTATGAGTCGCACAGGAAGCGCTCTTACGGGAGTTGGCATTGCAGGCGCTGGTATTGGAACTGTATTGACTGGATTAGCTCTTTGGAATTTGGCGCGGTCTACTGGGCAGCATCACCATACCGTTATTTATGACAACAGAGGTCAGCCCGTAGCTGTCGCCCCATCTAACGATACCGCTCCGGTAGCCGATTCAATTTTAGCAGATTTAGTAAATTGCAGTTTGACTATAAGCAATGATGACAAAACTGAAGTGCTGGCTATTCCCTGTTCTATTGCGACTTCATTTACACCGGAAGCCGATGTAAAAGAGTCCGGtataaacgaaaacaaaaatgacAACACAAAGTGCACTATTACAGTTCTTACAAAAGCTGGTAAAGAATTTATGACTACTATACCATGTTCGATTCTTTTAAACACCGCTGCAGAAAATAATGTTACAGAACCACCTTTGGTAGTTGATGAATCAGCCAATATAAGTAATGTTACTAATGACGCAGTCATCCAAAATGGCACGTTAATGGACAGCAACGCCACTTTAAGTGAACCAACGGCACTCAGGCTATCTGGTGACGATATTAATTTGGATGATGCAAAATTGTCGCATTTGAACTGCACTCCGCATTCCGGAGAAATAAGAGACCCTATCAATCCTTGCTTCGCTGTAAATCATAACTTGACGGTTATCCCATTACCAGCCACAGAGGAaccaaaataa
- the LOC124631126 gene encoding G-protein coupled receptor 143-like codes for MSDPTIQTFCCHHTGNKEDFAVRIMDEFNTDSYNIVCLISSTVGILGSVYQILPDVINRIQRGIGSTRGRRIIIWLAVADLLASFGVLVRSSLWLKYKNIMPLPDDDVSVLFCSIISAWTQYFYTVTWFWTLFYAIDTWLTIKGRDSHTLLYHSIAWGVPAATTGVGLSILYIPNAKCHNLPTATSALYKILPNYCATYLPIAMVMIVNPIMYVLSSKDVEMAVAVPLAQFTSKERRVVDTLRLKFFLINLVFYLCWVPNLVNGLLLWTMWFNIPVKVIITIWYIMALTNPMQALLNALVYRRWNTDKWRNMPTFSNETRKEFCFYDEQSPLLGSEPPRLQLSPIPLGINNYATL; via the exons ATGTCGGACCCTACAATACAAACGTTTTGTTGCCATCACACTGGAAATAAAGAAGACTTTGCAGTCAGAATTATGGACGAATTTAACACCGATTCTTACAATATTGTGTGTTTAATTTCATCTACAGTTGGAATACTGGGGTCTGTTTACCAG attttaccGGATGTCATAAATCGGATACAAAGAGGTATCGGTTCCACGCGTGGACGACGAATTATTATCTGGTTGGCTGTTGCAGATTTATTGGCATCATTTG gtgtGTTAGTGCGGTCATCCTTATGGCTCAAGTATAAGAACATTATGCCTTTACCAGATGATGatgttagtgttttgttttgtagcATAATTTCA GCATGGACTCAATATTTTTACACAGTAACTTGGTTCTGGACTTTGTTTTATGCCATAGACACATGGCTTACTATAAAGGGACGAGATTCGCATACGTTACTATATCATTCTATTGCATGGGGAGTACCTGCAGCTACTACTGGTGTTGGACTATCCATTCTCTATATTCCTAATGCAAA GTGCCACAATCTTCCAACTGCAACAAGTGCCttgtacaaaatattacctAACTATTGTGCAACATACTTGCCCATAGCCATGGTCATGATAGTGAACCCAATAATGTATGTATTGTCAAGTAAAGATGTGGAGATGGCTGTAGCAGTTCCTCTGGCACAG TTCACAAGTAAAGAACGAAGAGTAGTGGACACATTGAGACTGAAGTTTTTCTTGATCAACCTAGTGTTCTACTTGTGTTGGGTGCCAAATCTTGTAAATGGCTTACTGCTGTGGACAATGTGGTTTAACATTCctgttaaagttattattacaaTATGGTACATAATG GCATTAACAAATCCTATGCAGGCTTTATTAAATGCTCTAGTCTACCGAAGATGGAATACGGATAAATGGAGAAATATGCCAACATTTAGTAATGAAACAAGAAAAGAGTTTTGTTTCTATGATGAACAGTCTCCTTTGTTGGGTTCAGAACCACCTAGACTGCAGTTATCACCCATTCCACTGGGTATTAACAATTATGCTACTTTGTGa
- the LOC124631125 gene encoding A-kinase anchor protein 10, mitochondrial — MIKFWKSAAKGKSGCPVRPPEVKSVSTPDIKSLINTQILLEDNADPKQMFEKTSKLSISLHDIINEKKALKYFVQFMENIGKDVLIKCLLEIEEFHKNVLNSPNANDSGNNSKINRTKSLDLQCKCELNKDKTTKSQIYEWKGNSDMFTSSRNSRFSECSMSSCGNLTEHGKCDISNSMREDSQLRDSSEEAVKIFKKYVALEAPHQLDLPDSCRKTVISNICQPEGKIPENCFKPVQDILISQIEENHYNDFINSPFYIKAQIDILTSSSLNLKDILHNETVLFYFTEFLEQESCRVLLEFLMAIMHFRDNMLNGNTTSPDQAQADAISIYEKYFSLQATHPIGFPTDIRLKIESDICREGGPLPICFDLPYQIVFKTLTQYVKAFLESELYFKYLSEMIHSVDNMWSSNHKSHSDCSSEFSISTQNTLLAMGDPVFRKKKRNLSVPDMTIDSNQLYNADALWQRNRPDGLNLGRVNSLGRFESKFEPDPDKKDKSVLKKMVSRFVPTNTSKVEEEMAWQIAHMIVKDVTDLTMAPPDNEHDDM, encoded by the exons ATGATTAAGTTTTGGAAAAGTGCAG CGAAAGGTAAATCAGGCTGTCCTGTACGACCTCCAGAAGTAAAATCAGTGAGCACACCTGACATCAAAAGCCTTATAAACACACAAATATTACTTGAAGACAATGCAG ATCCCAAGCAAATGTTTGAAAAGACCTCAAAGCTGTCCATAAGCTTACACGATATTATTAACGAAAAGAAGGCTctcaaatattttgtacaattcATGGAAAACATAGGAAAAGATGTCCTCATTAAATGTTTGTTAGAAATTGAAGAATTTCACAAAAATGTACTAAATTCACCCAATGCTAATGACAGTggaaataattctaaaataaatagaactaaAAGTTTAGACCTCCAGTGCAAGTGTGAATTAAATAAAGACAAAACTACGAAGTCACAAATATATGAGTGGAAAGGAAATAGTGATATGTTTACTAGTTCTAGAAATTCTAGATTCAGTGAATGTTCTATGAGTTCATGTGGTAACTTGACAGAACATGGAAAATGTGACATCTCAAATTCAATGAGAGAAGACAGTCAACTTAGAGATTCTTCTGAAGAAGCGgtaaaaatattcaagaaaTATGTGGCTCTAGAAGCTCCACACCAACTCGATTTGCCTGATAGTTGCAGAAAAACTGTTATATCCAATATCTGCCAACCTGAAGGAAAAATACCTGAAAACTGTTTCAAACCAGTGCAAGATATTCTTATTAGTCAAATAGAAGAAAAtcattataatgattttatcaaCAGCCCATTCTATATAAAAGCACAAATTGACATATTGACCAGTAGCTCTCTAAATCTGAAAGATATTTTACACAATGAAACAGTCTTGTTTTACTTCACAGAATTTCTGGAACAAGAATCTTGCAGGGTGTTATTAGAGTTTTTAATGGCTATCATGCACTTTAGAGATAATATGCTGAATGGGAACACAACAAGTCCTGACCAAGCTCAAGCTGATGCTATATCTatctatgaaaaatatttctctcTACAAGCAACCCACCCAATTGGATTTCCAACTGATATAAGACTAAAGATTGAAAGTGATATATGTAGAGAAGGAGGTCCCCTTCCAATTTGTTTTGACCTGCCTTACCAAATTGTGTTTAAAACACTGACTCAGTATGTTAAAGCATTTTTAGAATCAGAGTTGTATTTCAAGTACCTCTCAGAAATGATACATTCAGTAGATAATATGTGGTCATCAAATCACAAATCACATTCCGATTGCAGTAGTGAATTCAGCATTAGCACTCAAAACACTCTACTTGCTATGGGAGATCCAGTCTTCCGTAAGAAGAAACGCAATCTCTCTGTACCTGACATGACAATAGACTCCAATCAGCTTTATAATGCTGATGCTTTATGGCAGAGAAATAGACCTGATGGTTTAAATCTTGGTAGAGTTAATAGTTTAGGCAGATTTGAATCTAAATTTGAACCAGATCCGGACAAAAAGGATAAATCTGTCTTAAAGAAAATGGTAAGCAGGTTTGTGCCAACAAACACATCTAAAGTGGAAGAAGAAATGGCTTGGCAAATAGCTCACATGATTGTTAAAGATGTAACAGATCTTACTATGGCCCCACCAGACAATGAGCATGATGATATGTGA
- the LOC124631127 gene encoding uncharacterized protein LOC124631127 produces the protein MTYSFGEEIICELSKMHEIIIKKSTKYLDETWVNEGHTTSKAWVDTTVKSRRDAFINGLTTGLKTPSGKGKRLLITHIGSEDGFVEGGLNMFESKKQGDYHKEMNAEEFENWFREVLNMLDDNSVIVMDNASYHSRKIERIPTAKSKKQDICNWLREKNISCNAEMLKRELLNIVKNHRQRYDACIIDEMAKSQNKTVLRLPPYHCELNPIELVWAQVKGNVASHMKTHKMAELKIVLKESIQYIDAEKWKKCIKHVKEIVEPKMDAMDRNVEAMTERFIINVGNDSSDSTESDDDDDML, from the exons ATGACATATTCTTTTGGAGAAGAAATTATCTGCGAGCTATCAAAAATGCACGAAATAATCATCAAAAAATCTACTAAATATTTAGATGAAACTTGGGTGAATGAAGGTCACACTACCTCAAAAGCTTGGGTCGATACCACAGTGAAAAGCAGGCGAGACGCTTTTATTAATGGACTAACAACTGGCTTGAAAACACCTTCag GAAAAGGCAAAAGACTACTTATTACTCATATTGGGAGTGAGGATGGATTCGTCGAAGGTGGTCTAAATATGTTTGAGTCGAAGAAACAAGGCGATTATCACAAGGAGATGAATGCCGAAGAATTTGAAAATTGGTTTAGAGAAGTTTTAAATATGCTGGACGATAATTCTGTGATAGTCATGGATAACGCTTCCTATCACTCTAGGAAAATAGAGCGAATCCCAACGGCCAAATCTAAAAAACAGGATATATGTAATTGGTTAcgcgaaaaaaatattagctgtAACGCTGAAATGTTGAAACGTGAATTattaaacattgttaaaaaCCATAGACAGCGATACGACGCTTGTATTATAGACGAAATGGCAAagtcacaaaacaaaactgtacTGAGACTGCCACCGTATCATTGCGAATTAAATCCAATTGAGCTAGTGTGGGCTCAAGTTAAAGGAAATGTTGCTTCACACATGAAAACACACAAAATGGcagaattaaaaattgtattaaaggaATCCATACAATATATTGACGCAGAGAAATggaaaaaatgtataaagcaTGTCAAAGAAATAGTTGAGCCCAAAATGGATGCCATGGACAGAAATGTGGAAGCAATGACTGAAAGATTCATAATAAATGTAGGAAACGACAGTAGCGATAGTACGgagagtgatgatgatgatgatatgttatga
- the LOC124631340 gene encoding uncharacterized protein LOC124631340: MCELFVLVLTLCSLLLRTTDCTSSFDQRQTGDLNVQIGLKNINIIALLKGGKEEYVDYDYAYDYSEMTIKPQNGTTPKPLNAANTTINIETQHNASTSTTALPDRTTEEFKNSTVVSMEVTEPALNQTINNDVVTTLPPIVVVPTTIIPESLNITNEAISQVKNKCRRGFFQNNEGKCEYKVHGTSNALRRIVKLAQKIKIGRQYGGP, encoded by the exons ATGTGTGAATTATTCGTTCTTGTTTTGACTTTGTGCTCTCTTTTGTTGCGAACAACCGATTGCACATCCAGCTTTGATCAGAGACAAACGGGAGATCTAAATGTACAAATTGGTTTGAAGAACATTAATATCATTGCTCTACTAAAAGGAGGAAAAGAAGAATATGTG GATTATGATTACGCGTACGATTACTCAGAAATGACGATAAAACCGCAGAACGGTACAACACCAAAACCGTTAAACGCAGCAAACACAACAATAAACATTGAGACGCAACACAATGCGAGTACTTCGACGACAGCTTTACCTGACCGGACTACAGAAGAATTCAAAAATAGTACTGTTGTTAGTATGGAGGTAACTGAACCAGCGTTGAATCAGACTATTAACAACGATGTTGTTACAACGCTACCGCCGATTGTGGTTGTCCCCACGACAATAATTCCAGAATCTTTAAATATCACGAACGAAGCAATTTCACAAGTAAAGAATAAATGCAGACGAGGATTTTTCCAAAATAATGAAGGAAAATGTGAATATAAAGTACATGGGACGTCGAATGC attacgCAGGATTGTAAAGCTTgctcaaaaaatcaaaataggAAGACAGTATGGAGGACCATAA
- the LOC124631339 gene encoding malectin-B — protein sequence MCQLMFYIVVSIFSVLKTATGLGEIIYAINAGGPSHTDIYGIHYEKDPLQGRIGTASDYGKQLVMIGRVNPKDEILYQTERYHHSTFGYDIPANRDGDYVLVLKFSEVYFNAPNMKVFDVVLNGDHTIVADLDIFDKVSRGVAHDEYVPYSIKNGKLYYNEEESDIRGGKIKVEFIKGYRDNPKINALYVMRGTIDEVPKLPPLVWPENETEEPRDEVEEKSSKSRRASGPKQPDPYSMDESSVLIPVFITIGAFIPLLFCLCKL from the coding sequence ATGTGTCAGTTGATGTTTTACATCGTCGTTTCAATATTTTCTGTGTTAAAAACTGCCACTGGTTTGGGGGAAATAATTTACGCGATAAATGCTGGTGGTCCATCGCACACTGATATATATGGAATACATTACGAAAAGGATCCTTTGCAAGGAAGAATCGGTACCGCTTCTGATTATGGTAAACAACTGGTAATGATCGGTAGAGTGAACCCCAAAGATGAGATATTGTATCAAACTGAGAGATACCATCACAGCACATTCGGCTACGATATCCCAGCAAACAGAGACGGCGACTACGTGCTCGTGCTGAAGTTCAGTGAAGTGTACTTCAATGCCCCTAACATGAAAGTGTTTGATGTGGTACTAAATGGAGACCACACCATTGTTGCTGACTTAGACATTTTTGACAAAGTTAGCCGCGGTGTTGCTCATGATGAGTATGTACCTTATTCAATCAAAAATGGTAAACTGTATTACAATGAGGAAGAATCTGATATAAGAGGAGGAAAAATTAAGGTAGAATTTATTAAAGGTTACAGAGACAATCCTAAAATTAATGCTTTATATGTAATGAGAGGCACTATTGATGAAGTACCTAAGCTGCCTCCATTGGTGTGGCCAGAAAATGAAACTGAAGAACCCAGGGATGAGGTTGAAGAAAAAAGCTCCAAATCCCGACGTGCCAGTGGGCCCAAACAACCAGATCCATACTCTATGGATGAGAGCTCTGTGTTAATCCCAGTGTTCATCACTATTGGCGCTTTCATTCCACTTTTATTCTGCCTCTGTAAACTATAA